From bacterium:
GGTCCGCTTTACACGCAGCGCATTCCCTACGAGCGCAGTGCGCATGAAGTTGATCGCAATCTCTCCCTGCTTCACAGCATGGATTGTACCCTCCCTGCCATATTGCGTCCTGCACTGTATCCTGCTGATGCGCACAGGGAGGAGGTTGTGAAATTTTTCAACCCGGAGGATGCTCCGTTTCTCGTTCTGGCGCCTGGATCGGTCTGGGCGACAAAAAGGTGGACGACGGAAGGCTTTGCCTCACTTGCCGATGCCATGCGTGACCGTTATCGCATTGCGCTCATCGGCGGCAGGGGAGATGAGGCACTGTGCAGGGAAATATCAGAGACATTGCCTCCCGGGGATCAGGTGAATCTCGCCGGGAAACTCAGTTTCCTCGCCTCTGCATATCTGATCGAACAGGCAAGAATGCTCGTGAGCAACGACAGCGCTCCTGTCCATATCGCGTCGGCCATGGGAACACCGGTAGTGGAAATTTACGGGGCGACCTCACCTGCATACGGCTTCACGCCCTATGCCGTACCGCACCGAATCGTACAGCGTGAGGACCTTCCCTGCAAGCCATGTGCGATTCACGGTGGAGATCACTGCCCGATTCAAACGTTTGTCTGTATGCGTGAACTCTCCAGCACGACGGTGCAGCAGGCCGTCGAGGACTTGCTCGCGGAAACTGCTGTGGAATGATCTTGCTCTCCCGATTACGACAAAGGCCCCTGACGGGGCCTTTTCTGCATCTCGCATGAGAAGACAGCTCAGGCGCTGCCTTTCTCCGTGGAGGTTGATTTTGAGGAGGATGTCGTCGAGGAGGCACTGCCGTTGCTGTTTTTCTCAGAGGGGGCTGCCGTGGAACTCGAGGCAGTTGAACTCTCCTCCGACGATGACGAAGCTGCCGCGGAGGATGAGGATTTTTTGTAATCCGTCAGGTAGTATCCCGATCCCTTGAACAACAGTCCTGCACCGGCCCCGATCAGCCGTTGCAGCGCAGGTTTGTTGCAGGCGGGACAGATTTCAAGCACGGGGTCTTTCATCGACTGAAATTCTTCGAAGCGGTGCCCGCATTCCTTGCATTGATAGTCATAGGTTGGCATGATGTATTTCCTTGGTACTGCGTCGTGAGTAAGTATCTACTCGAAGAACACGATATGAATGAGATGCGTTTACTACCGGCTGCGTTGCGCCGTGCCGAATTGTGCCTCCAACGCTGCACGTACATTGTCCGGGACAAAATCCGAAACGTCTGTACGATGCCTTGCAAGTTCACGAACGATGGAGGAATTCAGGTAGGTGAAGCGCTCATGAGGCATGAGAAAGACCGTGGCAAGCTCATTTTCGAGTTTGCGATTCATCAGCGCCATCTGGAATTCAAATTCAAAATCGGATACGGCCCGGAGTCCGCGAACCAGCGCAACTGCTCCCTGTTTTCGCGCATAATCGACGATCAGTCCGTCGAAGGTATCGACCTCCACGTTGGGAATGTGCGATAATGCGCCCTGCAGCAGGGAAACACGTTGTTCCGTAGAAAAAAGCGGCGTCTTTGAAGAATTCTTCGCCACGGTCACGATGACCTTGTCGAAGATACCGGTGGCACGCTCCAGAACATCGATATGTCCATACGTTACTGGGTCAAATGATCCCGGATATACTGCGGTTTTCATACTGCCTCGCCGCTGTGAGATTGGTAGATGGTGATAATGGTGCTTCCGTACACGCGTTCATCCTGCACGCTCAGCTGGTCGCTCTCGGGGAGAGGGATGCGTCCGCCATGTTCAAGCACCGCGATGCCGCGTGGTTGAAGCACGGAAGCGAGACCGTTCATAAGTTCTTCTGCGGAAAACTCCGCGTACGGGGGATCGGCGAAGACCAGCGGGTACCGATGCTCCGAGTTTCGGCAAAACCGGATAACATCACGTTTCTGCACGCGGCATTGCTGATCTGCGCCAAGTGCCGAGATATTGCGCCTGAGTACCGCCAGGCTGCTGGCACTGTGCTCAACAAAGGTGGCCTCTGCGGCCCCGCGGCTCAACGCCTCCAGACCGAGTCCGCCGCTCCCGGCGTAGAGGTCGCACACCGCTGTCCCTGGCCAGTCGACCAGACCCGCAAGAATATTGAACAGCGATTCTTTCACGCGGTCTGTTGTCGGACGGAAGGCGGCGCTGCTCGGGACGTGCAGAGCATGTCCTTTCCACTGACCGGAAATAATTCTCACGGCAGCCCCAGAAGGGCAGCAGACGCAGAGGCATCATAGATTCGTTCGCCGCCTTGATCGAAACCACGCCTGATGGCATCCGGTACCTCACTGTCCGCAAGGGGAATACAGCGCGTGACATCGCAGCGCAGTACCTGTTCCAGGGCATCAAGAACAATGGGCTCTGCCTGCTCACCGAACGCGTAAAGCTGCTGCAGCCCCTCACTTTGTCTGCCGCCGCGCAATCCGTCGAGCAAACGCACGATCTGCGCGGGGTAATGCTCTTTGTAGGTAACGGATGCCATTCCGTAGCCGTGGTACCTTCCGTCGGAATATCGTCCAGCGGAACAATGTTCGGCATGCAGGCCGGTGACGGCGTAGCGCTTCGAAGCGTCGTGCGGATACAGTCTGCGCAAGACGTTTTCCATTACGAAGTGATCGATATCGATGGAGGTCAGGTTCAGCGTCAGGTGCTCACAGGTTTGTGTCAGGAAATCAACGAGTGCCTGCGGGAGCGCGACAACGAGCTGGCTGTCGTATTGCACACTGCGGAGCACGGGATGGGATAGAATACGCATGCGCGTTTCCGGAGGGAAATTCCCCAGCGTGGTGCATTCCCACTGCAGTTGACGCTGTCGTTCCGTCTCCGACAGGCTGTTGTCGAGCGGGACGGTGCAGACGAGCGGCAGTGTCGCAGGCAGAACAAGAGAGATGCTGCTCGCATAAACCGTGTGGCGATGGTAAACGCTCGCAAGATCGGTGATGAACGCGCGTGCACGGTTGCGGTCGAAAGGAATGTCGAAGAGGAGAGGGGAGGCGTAATCGAGGGCCGTTTCGAGGGTGTCAGCACGCAGGACCGTCGTGTGACGATCCTGCTGCTGAATCTCAACAAAACGAAAAGAACGCTCTGCTATTTCCAGTCCAATATGGTGTGTTACACCCATGGAGTTACCCGTGGAAAGAGGCGCGGGTTACTGTTCCCAGGAAGCCCGGTTGTGCTCATCGGGATCCGTAAGGGAACTGATGTAACCGAAGCCGTCCGGATCTTCGATGCGGTACCTGTGGACAGCGGACGTATCGTCCACCGCGAGCATGTACGGCTGCCCGCTCATCGGGGCGGTCTTGATGGAGTCCCACTGGAAGGGACCGAGATAGAGTCTCGTGCTGGTGAACAGGCTGTCGACGCGGCCGGCCGGCAGGCTGTCCTGCACGAACATGATGAGGGAATCGAGATCAGCCGTGTAGGTCTTCGTTTTCCCGTAGTACTCGAGTTCTGCGGTACGCAGAGCAGACATGCGCGACCGGGATTCCCATTTCATGTCCTCCTGATGGGCAAGCTGCTGTCCTGGATCGTTGATCACCCGGAACAGCACGTATGTGAGTCCGATGATGACTACCACCAGGATTGCGTCAACGATACCAAATGGCTGTTTGTGTGCCATGAAAGCCTCCGAAAATGATGCAGGCTGCCCTGCGTTTTATTCGACGGTTATGAATTGACGAATGTCTTGAAATTTTTTCTCGCCGATGCTTTTCACCTGCATGACCTCTTCCAGCGTCTGAAACCCGCCGTGAGACTGGCGGTAGGCGACGATGCGCTTTGCTGTAACAGGACCGATGCCGGGAAGCGCTATGAGTTCTTCGACCGATGCCGTGTTCAGGTTGATGGACGAAGACCTCGTTGTTTCGGTCTGCTGCGCATTGACGGTGGACGATGTTTCCAATACATCTCCGGATTCCGCCGGTGCCGTTGATTCGGCATGATTCGCGAGACGGGCGCGTCTGGCGTAGGCACTGTCTGCCTGCCGATATGCGCTGCGTATGTCGCGCTGCGGCTGCCCATCGGTGGCATGCAATTCACTGAGCACACTGCCCGCGACGATGACCACGGAAAGAAATACGATAACCGCAGCTTCGTTCTGCGTGAATCCGAAGCGATGTGCGAGGGATATGACACGTTTCCACATGTGATGCAGGTCCGTCGCTCAGTTCATATCAGATGCAAAATAGGAAAGGCGTGTGAGTTATGAAAGCAACACACAGGTCCTTTCCTCAGGACAGTGAGTCGAAAATGCGTCCGAAAAAGCTTTTTTTCTCTTCCCGGTCGGCGGGACGAAAGGCCTCGGACTGCTGCATGGTCTCGAGTAGTTCCCTGTCGCTCCCGGAGACCTTTCGCGGCACGTACACATGCACCCGGACGAGCTGATCGCCGCGTCCACTGCTGTTGAGATGCGGAATGCCCTTATCGCGCATGCGAAGTATCTGTCCCGCCGGTGTCCCGGCGTCAACTTTCAATTTCGCACGGCCATTGAGCGTCGGCACTTCCACTTCTGTGCCCAGCACCGCGTCCGCATAACTGATGACGAGATTGTGCAGCACGTCGTCATCCTGCCGGATAAACTCATCATGTTCTTTTTCGCGGATGTATACCACGAGGTCGCCCGCGGGACCGCCTTTTCTTCCCGCGTCGCCATGTCCGCGCATGGGGATATAGTTTCCTTCGCTGACGCCGGCAGGGACTTTCACCTTGATAGTTTTTTCTCCCTGAATGCGTCCGTCCCCGTGGCAGTCAGTGCAGGGCTGCTTCACTACGCGTCCTTCGCCACCACAATTTGAGCAGGGAACGATGTTGACAAACTGTCCGAAGAGGGAACGCGATACCTGCTGCAGTTCGCCGCTGCCATGGCAGACGGAGCATTCTTCCAGTGCGGTCCCTTCCTTCGCACCGGTGCCGCTGCAGGTTTCACAGCTCACCTGCCGCTTGACCTTGATGGTTTTTTCCACACCGGTGGCGATTTCCTCAAGTGTCAGATGCAGCTGTACCTTGAGATCCGAGCCTGGTACGCCCTGCCGCCTGCCGCGTGAACGACCGCCACCACCACCAAACACTTCCTCGAAAATACTGCCGCCGAAACCGCCGCCAAAAATGTCCGAGAAATGACTGAAGATATCGTTGATATCCGTGAACCCGGGGCCACCACCACCCTGTCCACGAAGTCCGTCATGTCCGAAACGATCATAGCGCTGCCGCTTCTCAGCATTGCTCAGTACCTCGTACGCTTCGGCGGCTTCCTTGAAGCGCTCTTCCGCTTCGCTGTCACCCGGGTTCCGGTCGGGATGATATTTCATCGCGAGCTTGCGGTAGGCGCTTTTTATTGCTGTGTCGTCGGCGCCGCGATCAACGCCGAGCACCTCGTAATAATCTTTTTTCATTCCTTACTCTTTCGTGTGTTCATCCGCTTCACGCGAAACAGTCACTTTCGCGTGCCGGATGACCTTGTCGTGAAGCATATATCCCTTTTCCGCCTCATCGAGAACGGTTCCGGGTTCCGTATCGGCGCTCGGTACCTGCAGCAGGGCGTCGTGAAAATCGACGTCGAAGGGCTGTCCCACGGCTTCGATCGGTGCGAGCCCGCGGTTCTGCAGTGTGCGCATCAGTTTGCCGTAAATGATTTCGACACCGCTGAAGAAGGATTCGAAATCGTGGTGCTCCTGTCCCGCCGCCAGGGAGCGTTCGAAGTCGTCGATCACGGGCAGAAGATCGGCGATCACTCCCTCGGCGCCGTATTTGAGCAGGGCATCCTTTTCTTCACGCGTGCGACGTTTGTAGTTTTCAAATTCGGCCACTTTGCGCAGGACCTGTTCTTTCAGCGTCTGGATTTCGGTGCGCAGTGCGTCCTCGACCGATGCAGACTGCTGCAGGTCATGGGCCTGTTCCGCTTCCTGATTCTGCCGTATGTCTTCGGAAGCGGCGTCCTCAACACCCTGGATATCGGGGGTGTGCTGCGTCGTCTGTTCTTCCTTGTCAGGCATGGCGTTTCCTCTGTATTCTAATCTGGGTTATGGTCTTCAACTGGGGATTTAAACGGAAATCAGCTTCGCCAGGTAATCCACGATCGCAATCATACGCGGATAGTTCATTCGCTTGGGACCAATGATGCTGAGTGTTCCGCTGAGCTGTCCGAAACGGTAGGGCGATGCGATGATACTGTAATCGTTGAGCATCGCGTCGTTGATTTCCTGACCGATGCGAATCGTGAGGGCAGAGCCCTGACCGAGAGAATCGAGGACGTGTACGATGACTTTCTGATTCTCCACGATTTCTATCAGGTTTCGCATGCGGTCCGGATTTCCAAATTCCGGCTGCTGCGTAATCGACTGTATGCCTTCAATGCACACCGCGTCGTTCTCTAGTCGCTCCGAGAACAGGCGTTCCGATGAATCGAGAAAAACGCGTATGATACCGTCAGTGCCTGCCCCGGCGTCGCGCAGCCGATCTGCGAAGGTCTCACGTATCTCTTCGAGTGTGAGTCCCGCCAGCCTGTCATTGAGCAAGGCTGCAATTTCATCGAGCTGCCGGCGGCTGATCTCGGTCTGAATCTGAAGGATGATGGATTTGACGATACCCGAGCGTATCGAAAGGATGACCATGATCTTGTCGCTGGCTACCTGTACGAGTTCCAGGCGATGCAGCACGCCGCGTCCCAGCGTCGGTGCAGAGACAATTGCAAGCTGATGGGAAATCCGGCTGAGGATGAGCGAACTCTTCCGCACCAGTTCCTCAATCGCGGAAGGAAGATTCGCGTCGAACTGCTGTTCGATGATGATACGCTCCTCATCCGAAAGCGAAATCCCCTCCATGATGGAGTTGACGTAATACCGGTATCCGAGATCCGTCGGGATACGTCCCGCGGATGTATGCGGGTGGTTGATCAGCCCACGCTCCTCGAGATCGGACATCACATTGCGGATGGAGGCCGGGCTCAGGTTCAACTCCCCGCTCTTCGACAGCGTGCGCGATCCGACGGGATGCGCGGTCAGCACATGCTGTTCGATGATGGAGAGCAGGACCATGCGCTCCCGCTCAGACAGCTGCTCTATGTCGTTTGTTCCATGGTCCAGCATAGTTTCTCCTTCGCAGGAGACATGGCGTTCGTACAACGACGCCGGCTCCGCGAATAGTATCTCCAAACATACAACCTTAGGGATTGCGACGCAAGGTAGCACTCCGTACCACGGAGTGCTAACGCATTGCATTGCAGCGAGTTATAAGGGGCGGGAAAAAGTGCGCCCTGTGGAATCACAGGGCGGCACCGGAAAAAATCTGTGCTGCACCAGGCGGCCTGCCAGTCTCTGCAACGGGCGGAAGCTGCCGGACGCGAAAGGGAGAGCACGCAGGAGGGTTATTCCGCGCGGTACTCGAGAGTATTGACGACATCGCCGTTCACGAGAATGTCTGTCGAGTACTTGCCGGCAGCGACACCGTTGGTGAAGCTCAACGAGAAGCCGATCCAGCCTTCTTCATCGTAGGCGTAGTCAGTCGAATCGATGAGCTCGCGGTCGCCCATGTTGTCGTGGATGTACCAGTTGGCGGAGAACACCGTCCCTTCTTTCTGTCCTGCGACATATACGCAGGCATAGATTCGGCTGACGCCCTGATCGAACACCCAGGTGACGCCGGTGGGGAAAAAGTTTTCAGACACCGTTGCCGACATCACCGCCTCTTTCACGACGGATTCCGGGTACATCGGTTCGACATTGAAGGGCACGTCTTTCCTGAATTCGCCATCGACGTAGAGGTCCACCACGTAAGAACCGTAAGGCAGACTGTTCTGGCTCAACTCAAGGGTGAAGTCAATCCATGCACTGCTTTCGAGGGTGATTTCGGTGGAGTCAATCACCTGGCGGTCTTCCCCTTCTGGGGTATAATACCAGATGGCTTTGACACGCGTGCCGGTGGGAGAATTTGCCATTTTCACCGAACAGTGGAGCAGAGCTTCAGAGGCGTGGAAACTCGATGTCTCCTCGACCGGAGCCGAGTTTTCGTCGACCGATCGCGCCATGACAGCGCGTTCGATATTTGCGGTCGTGAAATTACAGGACTGCAGCAGCAGGCCCAGCGGCAACAGGACCACGATGAAAGGGAGCAAGGATTTTTTCATGACTGTATTCTCCGGAAAATGAATGTACCGTCAGAAATCTTCGCGGGCACGCGCGTCCAGCAGGATGTAATCTCTCAGGATGCGCAGGCCTTCCCGGTGCCCGGGAAATACCAGTCTGCGCCATGCCTCCTCGTATGTGAGCCAGGCAAACTCCTCGTGCTCGGCAGACAGCCGCACGTGGTCGCTTACCTCTGCTTCGGCGGCGAAAACGGGCACATGATGAATGGAATCGTCAGGAGCAAAATAAAAGGAAGCGACATAGGGTACAACCGTCAGGAGAGGGAAGGCACAACCGGTTTCTTCCTCGATCTCGCGGCGTGCGGTCTGCAGGGCCGTTTCGCCATGTTCGATCCTTCCGGTAACCATCTGCCACATCCCGGGATACAACCGTTCGTCCGATGCACGCTTGAGCAGCAGATACTCCAGCTCACCGGCACTGCTGCGCCGGTAAACATACGCCTGTATCATTGCAGCCTTCAGTACCATGATGCGCGGTGCAAGGACTCCGGTTTTCTCACGAAATTCTTGATTTCAATACAAAATATGCAGAAAATGCATAAAAAAATACGCTCTTTCATGCGAAATGCGGATAATGTATGTCGATTTGAGGATTGTCGTACCTCCGGCAGTGCCTGCTGTCAGAGAGGTGCGACAGTATGGCAGGTAGGCGCCAATTCGGGCTGTCAAATGGACAGGTTATCCTGAATGATCAGGCAGAATAGCTGCATGGCACAGTTCTTGTCCCATTTGACCAATACGCAATCAAGAATTCCCGGTGCTGGGGAGTCCGGGACACACAGGAGAGTAACCTATGACCAGTGAACATCAGCAGTCTTCATCCCGGACATCGGCTGAACAACCGGTGGAAACGGGAAAGGAAGTGATCCCGGTACTGCCCCTGCGTAACATCGTGTTTTTTCCGGGACAGATTATGCCGCTTTATGTTGGCAGGCCCAGTTCAGTGCGGCTGATCGAAGAAGCGTACCAGGCGCAGAACTCCGTTATGGTGCTGACGCAGAAGGATTCGTCCATCGATGTGCCCGGCAACGATGACCTTTACGATGTCGGTACTGTGGTGCGCGTGGTCAAGATTCATACCATGCCCGACGGCAGTAAAAGCGTGGTGGTACAGGGCACGAGCAGGGCGCGGTTCTCGCAGCTCGTCGCGGAGGAGCCGTACCTGCAGGCGGAAATCGATCGTCTTCAGGAAGAAGAGGTCCCGCATGAGGACATGGAATTCACCGCGCTGGTGGCCAATATTCGCAAGCAGCTCAAGTCCCTTGAGAAGCTTCTCCCCGACGTCAATCCCGAACAGCTGAACCTGATTCTCAACACGCAGGACATGGCGACGTTCGCGTTCCTGGTGGCCGCGATGATGAACATTCCTGTTCCCGAAAAGCAGGAAATGCTCGAAACCATGGATATGCGCGAATTTCTCGGGAAGCTCGCCTCCGCGCTCGGCAAGGTGATTCAGCGTCAGGAACTGAGCAGGAAAATCCAGGCCGATGTGCAGGATTCCATCAACAAGGCGCAGCGGGAGTATTTCCTCCGTGAACAGCTGCGCGCCATCAAGAAGGAGCTCGGTGAGGAAAAGGATCAGCTCGAAGTCGACGAAATGCGCAATAAACTCGAAGACCTCGACATGCCGGATGAAGTGCGTAAAGTCGCCGAGAAAGAGCTGAGTCGTCTCAGTGTCATGAGTCCTGCGGCCGCCGAGTATGGCGTGACGCGCAACTATCTCGACTGGCTGCTCGAGATGCCCTGGGCGGTGCATACTGAAGACAACCTCGATATCGCCCTCGTAAAAGAGCAGCTGGATCATGACCATTATGGACTCGAGAAGGTCAAGAACCGCGTCCTTGAATACCTCGCAGTACGCAAACTGAAGAACGACATGCGCGGTCCCATCCTCTGCTTCGTGGGCCCCCCGGGCGTGGGAAAGACCTCACTCGGACGCTCCATTGCCGAGGCCATGGGACGCAAATACGTGCGTTTTTCACTGGGCGGAGTTCGTGATGAAGCGGAGATTCGCGGACACCGGCGTACCTACATCGGGGCGCTTCCCGGACGTGTCATCCAGAGCATCAAGAAAGCCGGCAGCAGTAACCCGGTCATGGTGCTCGATGAAATCGACAAGGTGGGGATGGACTTCCGCGGCGATCCCACATCAGCGCTGCTCGAAGTGCTCGATCCCGAACAGAACGTCAATTTCAGCGACCATTACCTCGAGGTTCCCTTCGATCTGTCGAATGTGCTCTTCATCGCGACGGCGAATACACTCGACACCATACAGCCCGCGCTGCGCGACCGGATGGAAATCATCGAGATTCCCAGCTATATCATTGATGAGAAGCTGCACATTGCACGGAGGCATCTGCTTCCTAAACAGCTCGAGGAGCATGGACTGACCGAGAAGCAGGTGGGACTCAGCGACGATGTCATCCGCGACATCATTGACCGATACACCCGGGAAGCAGGAGTGCGCAACCTGGAGCGCAAACTGGCTGATATCTGTCGCGGCGTGGCCCGGCGTATCGCCGAAGGCACCGTGAAAAAGGCGACGATCAGTGAAACGGATCTGCCGACCTATATCACATCGCGGAAATTCTTCCCTGAAGTGGCCGAACGCATCTGTGTGCCCGGGATTGCCACGGGACTCGCGTGGACGCCGGTCGGTGGGGACATCCTCTTCATCGAAGCGACGCGAATGAAGGGAAAAGGCAGGCTGATTATCACCGGCCAGGTGCGTGATGTCATGAAAGAAAGCGTACAGGCCGCGCTCAGCTACATCGCGGCCAATGCCAAATCCCTCGGCGTTCCTGAAAATTTCCGTGAAACCATGGACATCCACGTCCATGTACCGGCCGGTGCCGTCCCGAAAGATGGTCCTTCCGCCGGTGTGACCATGCTTGCCGCCCTGACCAGTCTGCTGACCGACCGTGTCGTGAGAAATGATCTCGGTATGACTGGTGAAATTACGCTCCGCGGACAGGTGCTTCCCATCGGCGGTTTGAAGGAGAAAGTGCTTGCGGCGCATCGCGCGGGCCTGAAAACCGTGCTGCTCCCGAAGCGGAATGAGGACGATTTAAAGGAAATTCCCGAGAGTGTGCGCAAGGAGATAACCTTCCATCTTGTAGAGGAAATGAGCGAAGTGCTGGAAATCGCATTGCCAAAAACACGCCGAAAATCGAAACCCACGAAGAAATCCATTGAATCAGAAACAAAAAATTCGTAATTTCAAGGGATAGTGGCAAACTGTTCAAAGAAACGGTGAATAATGAAAGCAACAGACAAAACAGCAGCCAAACCGGTGAAAGTCAAACAGACCGGCAAGGTTATCGGAATGGTGATTACCGAGTGCCCCATGTGCCAAAACACCATCAGTTTTGATATACAGACGGCCAAGTACTGTCCGTACTGCAACGCAGAAGTGAGTGTTGATCTGGACAAGGTCGAGGTCGTCGTGCGTGCAGCACGGAATCCGAATCAGAAGGGTGGCCAGAAACGCGTCGCCTGATATTCCGAACCGCTCGTCATTCATGCCCCTTCCGTGCTTACACGGGAGGGGCATTTCGTTAGCAGGTACTCCATCGTGGGTGTACCCGTTTCTGCGCTTCGCGGATATGGATTCTGGCATCCGGCCGATTGTTTCTTCATCGCGGGATGCCTATTTTTTTGCTTTCATCCGCATTCACAGATCAGAGTTGCAGTATCATGGCCAAAGCACGCTCATCGGGCAGGAAATCGACACGCAAATCGGCGCCGCAGGGACCCTCTCTCGCGCAGCCCGGTTTTCTCGAAAAGCACGCGCATGCCGTTTTCCTTGGAATGATAGCCCTGCTGCTAATCATCTTTTTCCATGAAGCATTTTTTGAGGGCAAGGTGTTCGCCGTGCCCGATAATATTGCGAGCATCGTACAGGAACAGGGGTATCTCGAAAAAGCGAAGGAGAACGGGATCAACGCGTTCTGGAATCCCTACGTGTTCGCCGGCATGCCGACCTGGGGTTCTTCTTCTCCCGGACACGGTATGTATCTGCATACCTTCCTGGATCCCCTCAAGCCGATGCTGATTCTGCAGGCATACGGCTGGGTACAGAGTATCGTGAATATACTGCCACTGCCATCCATGTTCTGGGATCTGTTCAATTTTTTCCTGCTCGGCCTGTTCACCTACATGCTCGGCGTGCGAAGGAAATTCGAACCCTGGGTGGCTTTTCTCGCCGCGGTATCGGTCGTCTTCACGCTCTATTCCCTGAACTGGGTCATGGCGGGGCATAACACGAAAATCACCGTGTTCGCCTGGCTGCCGGCCATTCTTCTGCTCGTGGATATGCTGTTTGAGAAACGAAGTATACTGCGAGTGGCGCTCCTGATCGTCACGCTGCATTTCACCTTCAACTCGGGCCATGTGCAGATGGTGGTCTACAGTTTGATGGCTGTGGCTTTCTATGTCATGTACAAATGGTATGCGGGCGCGAAATTCAAGGATGTCGCACTGGTTTCCGTCATCACACTCGGGGCGGCAGCATTCGCGTTTCTCATGCTTTCGGGCCCGTATTTCGCGACATGGGAGTACAAGGATTTCTCCATTCGCGGCGCGGGCTCGGGCGGCTCCGGGCACGGGGCGCCGGGTGGCGGACTCGATTACGACTACGCAACCAAATGGTCGTTCTCGCCGCTTGAAGTCCTCACCTTTTTCGTTCCTTCCTTCGTCGGCTTCGGGACACCGACCTACTGGGGAAGCATGCCGTTTACCGAGTCGCCGATTTATCTCGGCGTCGTGATCAGTTTCTTCGCGCTGCTCGGTATCCTCCTTCGTCCGAAAGACCGTTTCGTCCATCTCTGGATCGCACTCGGTGTGTTCGCACTTCTCGTTTCCTTCGGCAGGAATTTCGGTCTGATCTACGATCTGCTGTTTAATAACCTTCCGTTTTTCAACAGCT
This genomic window contains:
- the lon gene encoding endopeptidase La; this encodes MTSEHQQSSSRTSAEQPVETGKEVIPVLPLRNIVFFPGQIMPLYVGRPSSVRLIEEAYQAQNSVMVLTQKDSSIDVPGNDDLYDVGTVVRVVKIHTMPDGSKSVVVQGTSRARFSQLVAEEPYLQAEIDRLQEEEVPHEDMEFTALVANIRKQLKSLEKLLPDVNPEQLNLILNTQDMATFAFLVAAMMNIPVPEKQEMLETMDMREFLGKLASALGKVIQRQELSRKIQADVQDSINKAQREYFLREQLRAIKKELGEEKDQLEVDEMRNKLEDLDMPDEVRKVAEKELSRLSVMSPAAAEYGVTRNYLDWLLEMPWAVHTEDNLDIALVKEQLDHDHYGLEKVKNRVLEYLAVRKLKNDMRGPILCFVGPPGVGKTSLGRSIAEAMGRKYVRFSLGGVRDEAEIRGHRRTYIGALPGRVIQSIKKAGSSNPVMVLDEIDKVGMDFRGDPTSALLEVLDPEQNVNFSDHYLEVPFDLSNVLFIATANTLDTIQPALRDRMEIIEIPSYIIDEKLHIARRHLLPKQLEEHGLTEKQVGLSDDVIRDIIDRYTREAGVRNLERKLADICRGVARRIAEGTVKKATISETDLPTYITSRKFFPEVAERICVPGIATGLAWTPVGGDILFIEATRMKGKGRLIITGQVRDVMKESVQAALSYIAANAKSLGVPENFRETMDIHVHVPAGAVPKDGPSAGVTMLAALTSLLTDRVVRNDLGMTGEITLRGQVLPIGGLKEKVLAAHRAGLKTVLLPKRNEDDLKEIPESVRKEITFHLVEEMSEVLEIALPKTRRKSKPTKKSIESETKNS